A window of Leclercia adecarboxylata contains these coding sequences:
- a CDS encoding MFS transporter codes for MTSQTTGAVHRLATRIVFFIAGYVTATWAVLVPYAKANTGVNEATLGSLLLCLGMGALIAMPLTGVLTSRYGCRRVIVTALAIVVLTTPLLAMIPDPRLLAAALLLFGVGVGVTDCAMNIQAIIVERDAPAPVMSGFHGMYSVGGIAGAGAMTLLLTLGASALVACLMIILSVILMLAASLKGLLPWAHPASGPAFAVPRGVVLLIGLICFAVFLAEGTVLDWSAVFLTEVRGVPESLGGLGFTCFSIAMTLFRLTGDKLIARTGPLRAVVGGAIVAAAGFALVTFVPQWELSLLGYVLVGAGCANIVPVMFSAVGRQTRMPQAVAVPAITTLGYLGVLAGPAIIGYVAHATSLTQAFRVIMVLMLVVAALSVTVTASQPARSEG; via the coding sequence ATGACCTCTCAGACCACCGGAGCCGTCCATCGGCTTGCCACCCGGATCGTCTTTTTTATTGCCGGTTACGTTACCGCCACCTGGGCGGTGCTGGTGCCCTACGCCAAAGCGAACACCGGCGTTAACGAGGCCACGCTCGGCTCGCTGCTGCTCTGCCTGGGAATGGGGGCGCTGATTGCGATGCCGCTCACCGGGGTGCTCACCAGCCGCTATGGCTGCCGCCGGGTGATTGTTACCGCGCTGGCGATCGTCGTGCTCACCACCCCGCTGCTGGCGATGATTCCCGATCCGCGCCTGCTCGCTGCCGCCCTGCTGCTGTTTGGGGTGGGGGTCGGGGTGACGGACTGCGCCATGAACATTCAGGCGATCATCGTGGAGCGCGACGCCCCTGCGCCTGTGATGTCCGGTTTTCACGGCATGTACAGCGTCGGCGGGATTGCCGGGGCCGGGGCGATGACCCTGCTGCTGACCCTTGGGGCCAGCGCCCTGGTCGCCTGCCTGATGATCATCCTGAGCGTCATCCTGATGCTGGCCGCCAGCCTGAAAGGGCTGCTGCCCTGGGCTCATCCCGCCTCCGGCCCGGCCTTCGCGGTGCCGCGCGGCGTGGTGCTGCTGATTGGCCTCATCTGCTTTGCGGTGTTTCTCGCCGAGGGCACGGTGCTGGACTGGAGCGCAGTGTTTCTCACCGAAGTGCGCGGCGTGCCTGAATCCCTGGGTGGCCTCGGCTTCACCTGCTTCTCAATAGCGATGACCCTGTTCCGCTTAACCGGCGACAAACTGATCGCCCGCACCGGCCCCCTGCGCGCCGTGGTGGGCGGCGCGATCGTCGCCGCCGCAGGTTTTGCGCTGGTGACCTTTGTCCCGCAGTGGGAGCTGTCCCTGCTGGGCTATGTGCTGGTGGGTGCCGGTTGCGCCAACATCGTGCCGGTGATGTTCTCCGCCGTTGGCCGCCAGACCCGCATGCCGCAGGCGGTTGCCGTCCCGGCCATCACTACGCTCGGCTATCTCGGCGTGCTCGCCGGGCCAGCGATTATCGGTTACGTGGCGCACGCCACCTCTTTAACCCAGGCGTTTAGGGTCATTATGGTGCTGATGCTGGTCGTTGCAGCACTGTCCGTGACCGTCACCGCCTCTCAACCCGCCCGCAGCGAGGGATAA